A single Oryza brachyantha chromosome 8, ObraRS2, whole genome shotgun sequence DNA region contains:
- the LOC121055206 gene encoding probable inactive receptor kinase RLK902, translating to MASARCLLHLVVVVLIAAAAAEAADLASDRAALLALRDAVGRHLPWDPSAPTPCGGAWRGVGCSPAGDRVTELRLPGKSLSREIPVGTVGNLTALQTLSLRQNAISGGIPVDIGGCVQLRSLNLSGNRLTGELPEGLFSLALLEKVDLSRNRLAGGVSPEFSRLANMITLNLDRNDFNGTLPANLTLPSLKQLNVSYNDQLGGAVPASLAGMPASAFLGTALCGGPLAPCANPAPPPSPPPSSSKGGKLSRGAIVGIILAAVAVLIVVLTVGFLMCFRRRATAARSSTTEAAAPDVHEGTEPITVTVARTDRDAAVKRSHTPTAAAAAMMTGEGNKLVFLGSAPERPYDLDTLLRASAEVIGKGGTGTTYRATLDGGEPTLAVKRLREVHLSEREFRDRVAALGALRHDNLPRLIAYFYSGEEKLLVYDFVGTGSLASLLHGGGARLDFAARARIALAVARGVAFIHGGGARSSHGDIKSSNVVVTAARDGAYVTDYGLAQLVGGAAAAPQPKRGAGYRAPEVVDARGLSKSADVYSFGVLLLELLSGRPPLDALPDGAGAGEGVDLPRWMRSVVQEEWTSEVFDAAIASEPHVEGEMMRLLQLGMECTEHHPDRRPAMAEVEARIERIVEDTCRKADFSSTDGSRSASA from the exons ATGGCGTCCGCGCGTTGCCTTCTGcatctggtggtggtggtgctgatcgccgcggcggcggcggaggcggcggaccTTGCGAGCGACCGCGCGGCGCTGCTGGCGCTGCGGGACGCGGTGGGGCGGCACCTACCGTGGGACCCCTCCGCGCCCACGccgtgcggcggcgcgtggcgcggCGTCGGATGCTcgcccgccggcgaccgcgTCACCGAGCTCCGCCTGCCTGGGAAGAGTTTGAGCCGAGAGATACCCGTGGGCACGGTCGGCAACCTCACTGCGCTGCAGACGCTTTCGCTCCGGCAGAACGCGATATCCGGCGGGATCCCGGTGGACATCGGCGGCTGCGTCCAGCTCCGGTCGCTGAACCTATCTGGGAACCGACTCACCGGCGAATTGCCGGAGGGGTTGTTCTCGCTGGCGCTGCTCGAAAAGGTTGACCTCTCCCGGAACcgtctcgccggcggcgtgtcGCCGGAGTTCAGCAGGCTCGCGAACATGATCACGCTGAACCTCGATCGCAACGACTTCAATGGGACGCTTCCCGCCAACCTGACGCTGCCGAGTCTCAAGCAGCTCAACGTGTCGTACAATGACCAGCTCGGTGGCGCCGTGCCGGCGTCGCTAGCCGGGATGCCGGCGAGCGCCTTCCTCGGAACGGCTCTCTGCGGCGGTCCGCTCGCCCCGTGCGCCaaccccgcgccgccgccatctcctccACCGTCGTCAAGCAAGGGCGGAAAGCTCTCCCGTGGAGCCATTGTCGGGATCATCctcgcggccgtcgccgtgctcATCGTCGTGCTCACCGTGGGGTTCTTGATGTGCTTCCGGCGCCGAGCAACGGCGGCTAGGAGCAGCACCACCGAGGCGGCTGCCCCGGACGTGCACGAGGGCACAGAGCCGATCACAGTGACCGTGGCGAGGACGGACCGGGATGCCGCCGTTAAGCGGTCGCacacgccgacggcggcggcggcggcgatgatgacAGGCGAAGGCAACAAGCTGGTGTTCCTGGGCAGCGCGCCGGAGCGGCCGTACGACCTGGACACGCTGCTGCGTGCGTCCGCCGAGGTGATCGGCAAGGGCGGCACGGGCACGACGTACCGCGCCacgctcgacggcggcgagcccaCGCTCGCCGTCAAGCGGCTCCGCGAGGTGCACCTCTCCGAGCGCGAGTTCCGCGACCGGGTCGCCGCCCTCGGCGCGCTCCGTCACGACAACCTGCCCCGCCTCATTGCCTACTTCTACAGCGGGGAGGAGAAGCTCCTCGTCTACGACTTCGTCGGCACCGGcagcctcgcctccctcctccacg gtggcggcgcgaggctggacttcgcggcgcgggcgcgtaTCGCgctggcggtggcgcgcggcgTGGCGTTCATCCACGGCGGAGGGGCCAGGTCGTCGCACGGCGACATCAAGTCGTCCAACGTTGTGgtcacggcggcgcgggacggCGCCTACGTGACCGACTACGGGCTAGCccagctcgtcggcggcgcggcggcggcgccgcagccGAAGCGTGGCGCGGGGTACCGCGCGCCGGAGGTGGTCGACGCGCGCGGCTTGTCGAAGAGCGCcgacgtgtacagcttcggCGTGCTGCTGCTCGAGCTGCTCAGCGGGCGGCCGCCGCTCGACGCGCTgcccgacggcgccggcgccggcgaaggcgTGGACCTGCCGCGGTGGATGCGGTCGGTGGTGCAGGAGGAGTGGACGTCGGAGGTGTTcgacgccgccatcgccaGCGAGCCGCACGTCGAGGGGGAGATGATGCGGCTGCTGCAGCTGGGCATGGAGTGCACCGAGCACCACCCCgaccggcggccggcgatggccgaGGTGGAGGCCAGGATCGAGCGCATCGTCGAGGACACGTGCCGTAAGGCCGACTTCAGCAGCACGGACGGCAGCCGGAGCGCGTCGGCgtga
- the LOC102701100 gene encoding DNA repair protein RAD4 isoform X1, producing the protein MRTRRSQRGRDADAAETPPPGARSGGGDAASGGTRRRRASSSAVKGKSPAKVEMESALGDKGKNVKVHTEGDDDAGMTRCSSEKNSLDKEDPEAIRGCDAADMDWEEGHILAEEHKESYELGETFTVEFTDVPSSTEKKTVRRLTAEEKELAELVHRVHLLCLLARGRVIDKACNDPLIQASILSVLPQHVLWNSVETPILKANELRSLVSWFHRTFCVTPHSDDRGSFESNLAFALQNHVGTAEEVCALSVALFRALNLTARFVTNMDVAGLKPDTKSMETSNQDAPRLCTKALPSSSFVAGHNEHNNLSPVVSQSQDNTEDSIDTTPKKHKVQGCKKSLSKKLSKCKADHGISCASQSKDSSSSSQYPSTSNAEVPKRKGDWEFELQLEMALLASAAEVQDNELATHLNLSTDSILNSTPPFKKLNKSAEAPCNSSTVWSRSGAPLFWAEVFCGGQASSGKWVHVDVVNDIIDGEQKIEAASAVCRKPLRYVVAFAGNGAKDVTRRYCLQWHRIVQGRVNPEWWKNVLAPLERLELAATNDTEDMELQTRALTEPLPTSQQAYKDHHLYALEKWLHKNQVLHPKGPVLGFCKGHPVYPRSCVQTLQSRHGWLREGLQVRENELPAKIVTRPKRTFNSQSLQSNSNEDELKPTLELYGKWQLEPLQLPHAVNGIVPKNDRGQVDVWSEKCLPPGTVHLRLPRLFQVAKRLGIDYAPAMVGFDYRSGRCHPVFDGIVVCSEFKNIILEAYAEEEEQRQAEERKQQEAQALIRWYQLLCSVVTRQRLKDSYKAPSSDHGPSGPSKDSSQQKSTNDTRSSETKTRASRLQEDRLLDSPFLAHEHEHEFPEEDQSFDEETFVRTKRCPCGFSIQVEEL; encoded by the exons GTGGAAATGGAATCAGCATTGGGGGACAAGGGTAAAAACGTTAAGGTCCACACAGAGGGTGATGATGATGCAGGGATGACGAGGTGCAGCTCTGAAAAGAACAGTTTAGATAAAGAAGATCCAGAGGCAATTAGAGGATGTGATGCAGCTGATATGGACTGGGAAGAAGGGCATATTCTTGCAGAAGAACACAAAGAGAGTTATGAACTTGGAGAGACATTCACTGTTGAATTCACTGATGTACCCTCTTCCACTGAAAAAAAGACTGTTCGGAGACTTACTGCTGAAGAAAAG GAGTTGGCTGAACTCGTGCACAGGGTCCATTTGCTTTGCCTACTGGCAAGGGGTAGGGTGATTGACAAGGCTTGCAATGATCCTCTTATTCAG GCATCAATCCTCTCTGTTTTACCACAACATGTACTATGGAATTCTGTAGAAACTCCAATTCTGAAAGCTAATGAGTTGCGTAGTCTTGTGAGCTGG TTTCATCGCACTTTCTGTGTAACTCCACACTCAGATGACAGGGGATCTTTTGAATCAAATTTGGCATTTGCTCTTCAAAATCATGTAGGCACCGCTGAAGAG GTTTGTGCACTTTCAGTGGCACTGTTTAGGGCTCTCAACTTAACAGCTAG GTTTGTTACAAATATGGATGTTGCTGGTCTCAAGCCTGATACTAAATCAATGGAGACATCAAATCAGGATGCACCTAGGCTTTGTACAAAGGCACTGCCATCTAGTTCCTTTGTTGCAGGTCATAATGAGCATAATAATCTTTCTCCTGTCGTATCACAATCACAAGATAATACTGAAGATAGCATCGATACAACTCCAAAGAAACACAAAGTGCAAGGCTGCAAGAAAagtttatccaaaaaattgtCAAAGTGCAAGGCAGATCATGGAATTAGCTGTGCATCACAATCAAAAGATAGCTCATCCAGCAGCCAATATCCTTCCACCAGTAATGCTGAAGTACCAAAACGAAAAGGGGACTGGGAATTTGAGTTGCAGCTGGAAATGGCTCTTTTAGCCTCTGCAGCTGAAGTTCAAGACAATGAGCTAGCTACTCACTTAAATCTATCAACTGATAGCATACTAAATTCTACTCCACCATTCAAGAAGTTAAACAAAAGTGCAGAAGCCCCATGCAACTCAAGCACTGTTTGGTCAAGGAGTGGAGCGCCATTGTTTTGGGCTGAGGTATTTTGTGGTGGTCAGGCATCTTCAGGAAAATGGGTCCATGTTGATGTTGTAAATGATATTATTGATGGTGAACAAAAGATagaagctgcttctgctgTTTGCAGGAAGCCTTTGAGATACGTTGTTGCCTTTGCTGGAAATGGTGCTAAAGATGTGACCAGAAG GTATTGCTTGCAATGGCACAGAATTGTTCAGGGGAGAGTGAATCCTGAGTGGTGGAAAAATGTTTTGGCACCCCTAGAACGGCTTGAATTGGCAGCAACAAACGACACTGAAGACATGGAACTTCAGACCCGGGCCTTAACAGAGCCTCTTCCTACCAGTCAACAG GCTTACAAAGACCATCACTTATATGCCCTTGAGAAATGGCTTCACAAGAACCAAGTTCTTCACCCCAAAGGTCCAGTGCTTGGCTTCTGTAAAGGGCATCCTGTTTACCCTAGATCTTGCGTTCAGACACTGCAATCAAGACATGGATGGTTGCGGGAGGGTCTGCAAGTCAGAGAAAACGAGTTGCCTGCAAAG ATTGTGACGCGGCCAAAGAGGACTTTCAATTCTCAGTCACTTCAATCTAATAGTAATGAAGATGAGCTTAAGCCAACCTTGGAACTATATGGTAAATGGCAGCTGGAACCTCTGCAACTTCCGCATGCAGTAAATGGTATTGTGCCGAAA AATGACCGCGGTCAAGTTGATGTATGGTCAGAGAAGTGCCTTCCTCCTGGCACTGTACACCTGAGGTTACCAAGACTATTCCAGGTTGCAAAGAGACTTGGAATCGATTATGCTCCAGCAATGGTTGGATTTGATTATCGAAGCGGCCGGTGCCATCctgtttttgatggaattgTTGTCTGTTctgaattcaaaaatattatcttagaG GCATATGCAGAAGAAGAGGAACAGAGACAAGCTGAGGAGAGGAAACAGCAGGAAGCTCAGGCTCTTATTAGGTGGTACCAGCTGCTCTGTTCTGTCGTAACCAGACAGCGGTTGAAGGACTCTTACAAAGCGCCTTCATCAGATCACGGTCCTTCTGGACCATCGAAAGATTCTAGCCAGCAGAAAAGCACCAACGACACTCGAAGCTCGGAAACCAAAACTCGTGCAAGCAGACTGCAGGAGGACCGACTGCTAGATTCTCCTTTTCTTGCCCATGAACATGAACATGAGTTTCCAGAGGAAGATCAAAGCTTTGACGAAGAGACATTTGTGAGGACAAAACGCTGCCCATGTGGATTTTCAATCCAAGTCGAGGAATTGTAG
- the LOC102701100 gene encoding DNA repair protein RAD4 isoform X2 — protein sequence MILLFRGAFQESCQIFFDSYQASILSVLPQHVLWNSVETPILKANELRSLVSWFHRTFCVTPHSDDRGSFESNLAFALQNHVGTAEEVCALSVALFRALNLTARFVTNMDVAGLKPDTKSMETSNQDAPRLCTKALPSSSFVAGHNEHNNLSPVVSQSQDNTEDSIDTTPKKHKVQGCKKSLSKKLSKCKADHGISCASQSKDSSSSSQYPSTSNAEVPKRKGDWEFELQLEMALLASAAEVQDNELATHLNLSTDSILNSTPPFKKLNKSAEAPCNSSTVWSRSGAPLFWAEVFCGGQASSGKWVHVDVVNDIIDGEQKIEAASAVCRKPLRYVVAFAGNGAKDVTRRYCLQWHRIVQGRVNPEWWKNVLAPLERLELAATNDTEDMELQTRALTEPLPTSQQAYKDHHLYALEKWLHKNQVLHPKGPVLGFCKGHPVYPRSCVQTLQSRHGWLREGLQVRENELPAKIVTRPKRTFNSQSLQSNSNEDELKPTLELYGKWQLEPLQLPHAVNGIVPKNDRGQVDVWSEKCLPPGTVHLRLPRLFQVAKRLGIDYAPAMVGFDYRSGRCHPVFDGIVVCSEFKNIILEAYAEEEEQRQAEERKQQEAQALIRWYQLLCSVVTRQRLKDSYKAPSSDHGPSGPSKDSSQQKSTNDTRSSETKTRASRLQEDRLLDSPFLAHEHEHEFPEEDQSFDEETFVRTKRCPCGFSIQVEEL from the exons ATGATCCTCTTATTCAG agGTGCATTTCAAGAGTCATGTCAAATATTCTTTGATTCTTATCAGGCATCAATCCTCTCTGTTTTACCACAACATGTACTATGGAATTCTGTAGAAACTCCAATTCTGAAAGCTAATGAGTTGCGTAGTCTTGTGAGCTGG TTTCATCGCACTTTCTGTGTAACTCCACACTCAGATGACAGGGGATCTTTTGAATCAAATTTGGCATTTGCTCTTCAAAATCATGTAGGCACCGCTGAAGAG GTTTGTGCACTTTCAGTGGCACTGTTTAGGGCTCTCAACTTAACAGCTAG GTTTGTTACAAATATGGATGTTGCTGGTCTCAAGCCTGATACTAAATCAATGGAGACATCAAATCAGGATGCACCTAGGCTTTGTACAAAGGCACTGCCATCTAGTTCCTTTGTTGCAGGTCATAATGAGCATAATAATCTTTCTCCTGTCGTATCACAATCACAAGATAATACTGAAGATAGCATCGATACAACTCCAAAGAAACACAAAGTGCAAGGCTGCAAGAAAagtttatccaaaaaattgtCAAAGTGCAAGGCAGATCATGGAATTAGCTGTGCATCACAATCAAAAGATAGCTCATCCAGCAGCCAATATCCTTCCACCAGTAATGCTGAAGTACCAAAACGAAAAGGGGACTGGGAATTTGAGTTGCAGCTGGAAATGGCTCTTTTAGCCTCTGCAGCTGAAGTTCAAGACAATGAGCTAGCTACTCACTTAAATCTATCAACTGATAGCATACTAAATTCTACTCCACCATTCAAGAAGTTAAACAAAAGTGCAGAAGCCCCATGCAACTCAAGCACTGTTTGGTCAAGGAGTGGAGCGCCATTGTTTTGGGCTGAGGTATTTTGTGGTGGTCAGGCATCTTCAGGAAAATGGGTCCATGTTGATGTTGTAAATGATATTATTGATGGTGAACAAAAGATagaagctgcttctgctgTTTGCAGGAAGCCTTTGAGATACGTTGTTGCCTTTGCTGGAAATGGTGCTAAAGATGTGACCAGAAG GTATTGCTTGCAATGGCACAGAATTGTTCAGGGGAGAGTGAATCCTGAGTGGTGGAAAAATGTTTTGGCACCCCTAGAACGGCTTGAATTGGCAGCAACAAACGACACTGAAGACATGGAACTTCAGACCCGGGCCTTAACAGAGCCTCTTCCTACCAGTCAACAG GCTTACAAAGACCATCACTTATATGCCCTTGAGAAATGGCTTCACAAGAACCAAGTTCTTCACCCCAAAGGTCCAGTGCTTGGCTTCTGTAAAGGGCATCCTGTTTACCCTAGATCTTGCGTTCAGACACTGCAATCAAGACATGGATGGTTGCGGGAGGGTCTGCAAGTCAGAGAAAACGAGTTGCCTGCAAAG ATTGTGACGCGGCCAAAGAGGACTTTCAATTCTCAGTCACTTCAATCTAATAGTAATGAAGATGAGCTTAAGCCAACCTTGGAACTATATGGTAAATGGCAGCTGGAACCTCTGCAACTTCCGCATGCAGTAAATGGTATTGTGCCGAAA AATGACCGCGGTCAAGTTGATGTATGGTCAGAGAAGTGCCTTCCTCCTGGCACTGTACACCTGAGGTTACCAAGACTATTCCAGGTTGCAAAGAGACTTGGAATCGATTATGCTCCAGCAATGGTTGGATTTGATTATCGAAGCGGCCGGTGCCATCctgtttttgatggaattgTTGTCTGTTctgaattcaaaaatattatcttagaG GCATATGCAGAAGAAGAGGAACAGAGACAAGCTGAGGAGAGGAAACAGCAGGAAGCTCAGGCTCTTATTAGGTGGTACCAGCTGCTCTGTTCTGTCGTAACCAGACAGCGGTTGAAGGACTCTTACAAAGCGCCTTCATCAGATCACGGTCCTTCTGGACCATCGAAAGATTCTAGCCAGCAGAAAAGCACCAACGACACTCGAAGCTCGGAAACCAAAACTCGTGCAAGCAGACTGCAGGAGGACCGACTGCTAGATTCTCCTTTTCTTGCCCATGAACATGAACATGAGTTTCCAGAGGAAGATCAAAGCTTTGACGAAGAGACATTTGTGAGGACAAAACGCTGCCCATGTGGATTTTCAATCCAAGTCGAGGAATTGTAG
- the LOC102710322 gene encoding probable histone H2A.3: MAGRGKAIGSAAAKKATSRSSKAGLQFPVGRIARFLKAGKYAERVGAGAPVYLAAVLEYLAAEVLELAGNAARDNKKTRIVPRHIQLAVRNDEELSRLLGAVTIANGGVMPNIHNLLLPKKAGGSAKAAAGDED; the protein is encoded by the exons ATGGCCGGGAGAGGGAAGGCCATCggctcggccgccgccaagAAGGCCACGTCGCGGAGCTCCAAGGCCGGGCTGCAGTTCCCCGTCGGCAGGATCGCCCGGTTCCTCAAGGCCGGCAAGTACGCCGAGagggtcggcgccggcgcccccgtctacctcgccgccgtcctcgagTACCTCGCCGCCGAG GTTCTGGAGCTCGCCGGGAACGCGGCGAGGGACAACAAGAAGACCCGCATCGTGCCGCGGCACATCCAGCTCGCCGTCCGCAACGACGAGGAGCTCTCCCGCCTGCTCGGCGCCGTCACCATCGCCAATGGCGGCGTCATGCCCAACATCCACAACCTGCTCCTCCCCAAGAaggccggcggcagcgccaaggccgcggccggcgacgaggactaG